ATTGCAATTAGTTGATCTACAGAAGATAACGCGCAAATTTTTTTATGAGGGTTTTGTCGATTAAAGCTTTGGAAGAGAACAATTAAAGCTTTGCTCTCCATTAAAGTGCAGTTAAAAACTTTTGCTTTTTAAGATTTAAGAGAAAATTTGCGCTCGATTGTAGGACCCTTTCGACTAAACTTTTATACTATATTAACTAACTGCAATTAACATCGCCTTAACGCTCCCTCAGGCGCTTTTCCACTTCGCCTCAGATTCCTGATGAAATCTGATTCTCGTGGGGCCCTCGCTCGGCCTAAAGGCACATTCCGTGTTACGCTAACGCCTCATAGAGGCTCAGCTACACGGAACGTCGTTAAGGCTGATTCGTTATACGACATGTTTGCAAAACTTTGAATAAATGATAAAAAAGATTTTGACATAATACGATACTAGATCGTATTATGAATCGTATGAAAGTTACCGCAATTTTACCTGATGATTTAATTACAGAAGTCCAGAAGTATACTGAAGGCAAAAATATTACCGATTCGCTACAAAAGGCACTATCCGAATGGGTTAAGCTTGCAAAGATAAAAAAGTTGAATGAAAAATTAAGAAAAAAACCTCTTGAATTCTCTTCAAATTTCTCTGCTGAAAAAGTTAGGAAAATTAATAGATTACAATGATTTTAGTAGATACTTCTGTTTGGATTGAATTTTTCAGAGGAAAAGAGCCTTACTTTTCTAAATTAACAGGACTTATTGAAGCTTCAGAAGTCATTGCTCATGAAGTTGTTTTTGGAGAAATTTTACAAGGTTGCAAAAATAAAACTGAGCTTGAGTTCGTTCTAGATTATTGGGAAAATTTAA
This Leptospira ellinghausenii DNA region includes the following protein-coding sequences:
- a CDS encoding PIN domain-containing protein — its product is MILVDTSVWIEFFRGKEPYFSKLTGLIEASEVIAHEVVFGEILQGCKNKTELEFVLDYWENLNNVFSNGAFIKAGSLSFEKKHFEFGIGIIDSILIYETKMRNLKLWTLDKKILKLLEFQYIYQ